In the genome of Primulina tabacum isolate GXHZ01 chromosome 13, ASM2559414v2, whole genome shotgun sequence, the window TAAATATATCGATCCCATAAGGAgtgtaatttaattataaattaattagcGCAATTAAACAATAAgactttatttaaaaaattcaatagAATGTTTGTTGTTAATCATAACCTAAAATTAATGAAAGCACACACACGATTTAAAATCAGTGAGAACGAGAATCTAGATATATGATTTCATTTGATCTTCACGTTAAAACCAAACTACCTGTATTCATGAAATCAAAGTGTGATTCTTGAACTTTGTACATTTGAAACACTGAAGTTATGAAAAAATGATTAGAAATATATATTCACTCACCAAATCACTCCTTCCTACGTAAGAATGAAGAAGACGAGCAAGCAGAGTTCTAGGGCTTGTGAAGAAGATTCGATTAAATATATTGTTCAGTTTGTATTATATTAATCTGCTGCCTTTATTAGACATTTCATTTTTTCTGTTATTGAATTGTTTGTTgtaaataaaatgtattttgaTATTATGAATGAATAGACTGGTTTCTGAGATTTATACTTCTGATACTTGTTTTTATTTAATGTATAATCTGAGAACACTAGTGTCGCTCACCTCGGGTTTGAGATGTGACACCGGAGAACATGCAGGCTGAATCTGTAGCACAAAATGTTGCAACATAAAACAATATATGTGAGTGTATAAATAAAACTATATTTAATACAATATCCATCCCAATTCTAATAACAGATAGGAGCAAAGTAACAAAAATGTAGATGAATTTATTCGCATACAAAGTGTAAGGCCCGGATTTCGTACACCCAAACACACGCAATATTTGTGGAGGTCAAACCTTATTTAACGTATCGATAACCCATATAATCAATACAAGgcctaaaataaatattaaaaaaagaaccataatttatttattaaaaaaaacagtGAGTCAATCTCTCAATCAGATTAATGAGTAAATAAATTAGTCTTCCAAAGGActaatcaaaatatttgaaaggaAATAATTCACGAATCCTAAAAAAACTCAAATGAAATAATTCAAGTCTGTAAACTCTACAGAACATCTTCCATGTCATCTTCATTCTCAATGATCTCTTCTATATATTCTACATATTCGTCTTCCTCATCCAGATTATTACCTGAAACCAAAATGATTCAATACACTCTTGTATCCAGCTACTAATTCGATCTCAAGgataatgaaaaaaatttcacGATAATAAATACACATGTAGATAGGATGACAGAATGAGAGGATGACAGAATAACATAACCCAGATAAGCAATTTCTATCATGCATCACCTTGATTATAGAGAAACAAGAGGTGGCTCACATGCTTCTTCACGTGCAACACTTTAACCCGCAAGAATCAAAAAGTAGTTTACATGATAGACATTACAGAACAACGTCCACAATGGGATCCCGTCACAGAGCACTTTGACCATAGGAAAACAAGAGGTGACTCACATGTTTCCCACATGCAGCACTTTGACTCACAAGAATCAAGAGGTGGCTCACATGAAATACATATCGTCCAGAATATAACCAaaacataatcaaatacaaaattCCAACATATAAGGAAACAATAAAGaagcaataacaacaaaatGCATCCAAATCCATTATTGCTGAGCTTTTGTGAAATAATGTCGGAATAAGAGTGTACGCACCTGAGATCTTTAGCCTAATTGTGGATACTAAAATCAGGAATCTTGAGCagtataaaaatttataaaccaagtaaatttaatttagaaaGTAGTCCTAAGTTGTTGTTCTATATATAAAGTTCATACACAACTATTTCTTATTGTTTAAATCCTTATTACATGATATCTTAGTTATTGGAAAGCCAGATGACCGAAGAATTTTAGCCAAGCCTCGTAATGTTAAGAATCTATTATTGAGTTTTAAGATAATATTTAATACCTAATTGGACCCAAACCCTTTCAGCTCAAAACACCATAAAtcgatttataaaataatataaataatgacAAAGCTTGAATCTGGACCATTTTTACTATATATATTTAGTCGAATTCTAAAGAAGACCACATAATGAATTTAAATTAGCACTAAATATTCATGTTACAATTTAATTGAATCGGCAATTGTGCATGACATTAGCTAAGTCTTAACCATGAATTAAAAAACCTTTATACTTAAAATCATACTTAGTTGCCAAATCACATCGGAAATCTTCCCATAACCCATAtgaaatttcatgaaattgattaTTGTAATTAATGAGTAGCAACTAAGTTCCTAGGATCATCGAGCCAacattaataaattatatttcacGATCACCAAAtcttaaaattccaaaattcaCTTGTTATTATCTCTAAAAAGTAGCTCTCTTGttagacggtcttacgaatatttatctgtgagatgggtaaatcctaccgatattcacgataaaaaataatggtcttagcataaaaagtcacactttttcatgaataacccaaataaaagatctgtctcacaaaatacgacctatgagaccgtctcacacaagtttttgtcatatctAAAATACTTGCCTACATACACATTAAGTTTCGAAAATAACACAACAAATCAAAAGAGTAATTGTAGTTGCCTTAAAACAGTAAAAATtagatgaaaatatgagattagTAAATTTCCTCCCTAAACCCTATATCTCTGTGATAATTGAAAACGGCGCTATAGTTTGACGAGCATTGGGCTTTTTTTtcattagttttaattattatcaaaattctcaattcacttATGGGCCTAGTCCATTTAtttggtattttaatttaaagcCAAATAACATTTTATTAGTATTaagattaaatatattaaaatatgtaCCTAAGTTTTGGGGTGTTGCACAAAGAGAAAGATTTTTAAGCGCAAATTATGGTAATTAtgtgataaaataaaaaaattaattatcacaaaGAACAATATGGACAAGAGTAGGTATGAGACAATTTCACGGGTTTTTATTCGTGAAACGAGTAAGCCATGatcatattttcaataaaaataatgttttttgcataaaaaataaatattttttaacgaatgactcaaataaaatatttgtctcacaaagtTGATCAATGAGACCATTTCACATGAATTTTTTGTGCATGAACAAATGATACAATGATTATTTTACGTAATTATTGTTATGGAATTAAACTCGTTAGTCATTTCTGGACTTAATGATATATAGAGTTAAATGAAGGAAAAACACTACGGATATGATTGATATGAATGAACGAAATAAGAAATGAATgaaatcaaattatttttaataatcaaatatttttttattaaaaattgaaaataatagcttgtccaaaaaatattattattatggttaaaataacaaaaaaaattattgatgctctattatttttaaattaacgtTGTCATGTAActatatcattattattttaattattaatattaacatcaataattatatattttccgAATTAATTATGGTTCTACACTATGTCATATGATCGATTTTAATCTTTCTCttcaaaattatataattaaatgaacaatatattttataattacatCGTTGGGAATTTTTtaacaatataattataaaaatttaagataatattagtaatttaattatatgGTTTTTAGGATAAGGACCACAAATGATAATCGAGATATTGTTATAGGATCATATCTGATTTAACAAAAAATATAGGACTAAAATACACAAATCAATATATACAatactaaaattgaaatttttccttatttttattacaacttGTGTGTCCCATGTACGTAGACTTttgatcattttaatttaatttagaaaaGTTAATTTTTGGTCTTATACATTTATCTATTtcgattttagttttttttatattgtcAAATTCATTCTTAGTATgttatttcttttttctttttataattTAGTTATTTTTAGATGTGACGTTGATGCAGGTGCCGTCATAGAACTGGTGTGTGCATTGACTCACCgaattctaaataaaaaaaactaaaattgtcaaaaaaaatttaaaaatataggaCTAATACTGAAATTTGGTAAAATAGATGACCAAACTCGCAGTAAAAGTAAATGTTTAGGATAAAAAAATTGCAGTTTCCTTTTAATTTTACCAAAATTCATCGTAGGATTAACTTATATGAGATTTTTCTTATCTTAGTAAAATATGAGAATTAAATCAAACTGAATGTGGGAAAATTGTAAAATTGTCCATGTAGGTTTGTCTAATTTTAATTTCGGTAATCTaattaatcaaaatttaattttagcataataattttacttattttacaattttagtcatttttatcGAAATGTTTAATGACATCAATTGTTGATGACAGTATGTCAATCATTGTTTCGGTGGTGTAGAATACTTCTTTCGTATCCGACCCCACATCTGTTTTCtgacaaaaataaatatttaaattataaattcagcAAAATAATTGTATTAAGACCCAAATTTGATTGATTAGattattaaaatcaaaattattccGATTTACAGATCCAAATTTACTATTTTTCCAAGTTATAATATATTGATATAACTCTGTTTTAACATTTGACATTCAAATCAAAGAATAAATGAGAGATTTTTGTTTTCATCTTAATTTGATGGATTTGGCCGTAGGGATGcaaatgaaccaaaccgtttgtgagttattcgaagctcgattcgataaaaactcgtttgagctcgtttaatgaggctcgttaagataaacgaaccaagctcaagctctacgatattcggctcgttagctcgtaaacatgttcgttagtaaattcataagtaatatcttagatgaaaaataataattttgatatttaatttattgatttaacacattaattatgaaatatatagaaaaatctattaaatttatttattataataaattgacaaattttaataagaatattatattttattctaaatgtataatttatttttaatgaattaatgaatatttaaatgtacaattcatatttattgagctcgtttaggttcgataaaagcttgaataagctcgtgagccatgaatatattcgttaaataaagctcgagttTGGTTCGATTATAAACAAGTCAATCTCAAACGTtaaagagttcggctcggctcgactcgattacatcccaaGATTTGGGACAAATGCCACGTTCAATTAATTCAATATCGAGAGAGCTTGATCGACAAATCAAATATTGAAGTAGTTGAATCCTTACATGTCGGCTAACTCTAATATCTTCTCTTATATCGAAATATTACTTGAATACTTCGTAAAGgagtataatattttgtggtctAATGCATGACAAGCTGATTAGATCGCAGCTATCCgataatatatatttcatcCGTCTCAAATATATAAATTCGTTTATTTTTTACATAATTAAGAAATCATTGGTTAAACAAAGTTTTCAAACAAACttcttattttgtttttatttaatttcattcAAAAAATGGTTGCATATTTTTCAATACTTAGTTAATAGAAGTATATCAGTAAAAAAAACGTTATTAAGTATAAAAACTGaacaatatatttgaaataaacggaaaaaaaaaaactttaaataatTGGAACGAAATGAATACAAACTTTCTTATCTCAGTTTTAGTTAttgaataggtctcttgtgagacggtctcacgaattttttatctgtgagatgagtcaatcctaccgataatcacaataaaaagtaatattttttcatggatgacccaaataagagatccgtctcacaaaatacgacccgtgagactatCTCACACAAGCTTTTGTTTTAGTTATAacatattttctgaaaatattctATCCTTTCTATAAACAAATTATTAacatatttaattataatattctatttttttctcaaattcaTAACACGCTATCCTATAATTGCATAACAAATACGTAATTCATTATGTATACATTATTCTGCTGGATTGTGCAATTGATGGTGTGCTTGATTCATGCATGCTCGTTGGTCAACTACTGTATTTCATTCCAAAAAAAGTGCATGTATCTATGAAAATATTATCCATCGTTTTACTTCTCAACAATAATATCTTCGAAGTCGAAAATAGGAATTTCTTTTTTACGATTTTGTTCTTTTATATCACTAAATTGACTTTTGTTTTGTTGTTGTTGTGATTTTACTTTTTTCCAATATGATCTGATGTGATATCAATGTGATGTTGACGAATATACTGACATATTATCAATACTCTAAACTAAATTTTAACAATTTGAAAGATATGacaaaaaatgatatttgatgaaatatatTAGAAAAATAGCTAACAAAcaaacctatatatatatatatatatatatatataaccaaaATCACCacctaaaaaaaataatattatcccAAGACATTACCATTTATTTTATTACTGAATAATTCGGCATGGGTACCTCTTCCTTGGAGTTGACtttcatatattatttaattaatatttaacgAAATTAAAGGCGAGTAATGACATCATAATACGATTTATAGAGCTAAATTTCAACAAGTAGACTATTTAAAAGATGGTTGGCCTTTTCATGACATAAACCATTGAACTTCTTTAGGTACGGAAatttatgtttgaaataataaattataacgTGGTTATTAAATATCATACGGACTAAGatttaaaaactaatttttttataattttttaaattaatctatTCGAGTTAATATcaaattaatcaaaattaatatataattttttttattataaaaagtgTCCGGATAGCCACATATGTGGCTCCACAATGTTATCCTCATGAACTCGGGAATTGGATAAGAATATGTTTATCATGAGATGGTCTCATTCGTGAGACGAGTTAATTCTgtctatatttataataaaaataacatttttgacataaaaaaatattgatgacCAAAATAGAATATCTGTATTACAAAATTAACTCGTGTAAACATCTCACATGAGTTTTTATGTTTGGATTAATAGGCTTGCTTTGAACCAAACAAGTGATATGCAAAAAATGAGTGTTTgcaaactcaaaaaaaaaaaaaaaaatcagtaatCACTTTTGTGTGTGTTTAACCCAAAATTTTTCATGTTACctatttaatttaatcaaaatttcaaagttGATCACATGGTGATTTTGattcttaaaaaaatgattatgtATTTTGGTAAATAGAGAAAAAATCTCTTTAGATACTCTTACCCCCATAATTTTGAAGAGAGAAATGTGTATTATCTGATTaagtatatttttatattttactaAAAAAACTCGTATTATAATTACTTTTATTTAACATACACAATTTTATTCGTCCTTGATTTGGCTATTAATTTCTCACTCACTccaaattaattctttaaaaaatcaaaatacaaCTCTAATCTATCCACCACATAGATTTATCTATACAATTGTCccgcttttttttttttttttaaggaaaagtgattttttaaatttgtttttatCTTGTccaattttagtatttaatccATTCACTTTTTTAAGTTTGGTTTTATTAtactaattttaaattttcagctATTTTAGTCCAATTGTCGATGTGCCAGATTTTTTTCGTATTTCAATTTCATATCAGCATTTTCCAATATCACATTAGTTATTGGACCAAAATAACtgcaaattaaaaattaatataaaaaaatttaaaaacttagTAGATGAAGAGacaaaattaaataagttaTGTATTCCCATTTTTAAATTACTTGTACTTGCTACATTGGACTTGAGACAAGGGGAAGGTGCCTGGTAATTTCTGACATTTCAAGTCAATGCATGTTAGATACTCGTGTATCTTGCCAAGAGGCCAAAGTCTCTGTTATCTATAGGAAATAGATGACTTCTTTATTAGCGTGCATAGATTTTCTCAATCccaaaaattcaagaaattaacATAAAATCAGACAGAAGACGAACATTAATAAcatgaaaatgaacaataattCATCCAAAAGTTTATTTAACCCGAACATGTAATCCAACCTCGTTAACCATACAAGGATTTCTACACCACCTATGATTCCTCGCATATAACAGAATTGCATGACCAAACTGTAAAGAAACACAAGAACTTGCTAATAGGAATCACATATATCACGACGCAAAGTTAAATAACATAGAAAAGTGTGAAATTCTCTGCATCACTTTTGTTCGGATGCCTTCGACTTTCTCTTCTCCATGAAAAAGAACCCGAACAACGACAGAATCGAGAAAACAGAGAAGCAGATCGCAGATATATCAAGCGACACATGTCGCCCGCTTATCGCCTGGATCTGGAACAAGTTCGTGTTCTTGTTAGAATCCGTGCTCTGCCCGAATGCCACCTTCACCTGCGCGGAGTTTTCGGCGTATGCGCGAACGAAGTACGTCGCGGTGGGCACATCCCTCGCCACTTTCCATGTGAAGGTATTGCCGGAAGGCTTATACGGTTGGGATACAATATCACGTAGGCAGGTCTTGTCTTTCTTCAAATCGTCAACCGTCTTCCTCCACCCGCGATCCTTTTGGCTCACCGGAGCGTAGCAGATCTTGACGATCACCGTCTTGTAGTCTGAGTCGGTGCCTGATGGGAAGGTAGTGTTGAGTGACCATGTCACGGTGATCGAATCTTGCCCGGCTTTAAGAACTGCAAagttaaatttcttaaaatataaaaacattCTTGGATCAGGTAACAACTTTTTGTGCATAATATC includes:
- the LOC142523294 gene encoding high-affinity nitrate transporter 3.1-like, yielding MENPIFLLASILFSCWVATCYGVTFSSLQNQKTLVVTTSPQTGQVLKAGQDSITVTWSLNTTFPSGTDSDYKTVIVKICYAPVSQKDRGWRKTVDDLKKDKTCLRDIVSQPYKPSGNTFTWKVARDVPTATYFVRAYAENSAQVKVAFGQSTDSNKNTNLFQIQAISGRHVSLDISAICFSVFSILSLFGFFFMEKRKSKASEQK